One stretch of Glandiceps talaboti chromosome 7, keGlaTala1.1, whole genome shotgun sequence DNA includes these proteins:
- the LOC144438029 gene encoding CUB and zona pellucida-like domain-containing protein 1 — translation MTGVFGFVGATAADFHLRDPSCIGSMSDDVFVFEAMLNNCGTKRMEVSNGQGIGYKNLVYSAEGTPVLEMNCIYTTGYDIEAVHIITNPCVLLAHFIGFDTFNLSVTLYKDDSFSGHLDPVTDFPIQICDSTLLYFGIMIDNNDDYLELFVENCFISESVYPELTAPTYDFITDGCLTDDVAELDVVPANRLERHYSVYVYGAIHLINTTVVGENIDLYLHCSVDVCKVDEPGTPCDLGCMNGRKRRDSIGLTKPFVTHGPFNYSPGKRCNSE, via the exons ATGACGGGTGTATTTGGATTTGTCGGCGCAACTGCAGCTGATTTTCATTTGAGGGATCCATCTTGCATTGGAAGTATGTCAGACGACGTATTTGTGTTTGAGGCTATGCTTAACAATTGTGGCACTAAGAGAATG gaaGTATCGAATGGGCAAGGCATTGGATATAAAAACCTCGTCTACTCTGCAGAAGGCACACCTGTGCTTGAAATGAATTGCATCTATACAACGGGATATGACATTGAAGCTGTCCACATTATCACCAACCCCtg TGTTCTCCTAGCTCATTTCATCGGGTTCGATACCTTCAACCTATCAGTAACACTCTATAAAGATGACAGTTTTAGTGGTCATTTAGATCCCGTTACGGATTTCCCCATTCAAATATGTGATAGCACCTTACTATACTTTGGCATCATGATTGACAACAATGACGATTATCTGGAATTGTTTGTGGAGAATTGCTTCATCTCAGAGAGTGTGTACCCTGAGCTAACTGCACCCACTTATGATTTTATCACCGATGG ATGCCTCACTGATGATGTGGCTGAATTAGACGTTGTGCCGGCTAACAGATTGGAGAGACATTacagtgtttatgtatatggtGCTATCCACTTGATAAACACGACTGTTGTTGGggaaaatattgatttgtacCTCCATTGCTCTGTTGATGTATGCAAGGTAGATGAACCTGGAACACCATGTGACCTG GGCTGTATGAATGGTCGCAAACGAAGAGACTCTATAGGGTTAACTAAGCCCTTCGTAACCCATGGCCCATTCAATTATTCTCCAGGAAAGAG ATGCAACAGTGAGTAA
- the LOC144438030 gene encoding arylsulfatase B-like yields MTAILSVTSAESSDSSSSSEAQHKPHIIYMMSDDHGWNDISWHDDRVLTPNFEELANNGVKFGNLYTMAVCSPTRSALMTGRYPSNIGGQHLIYFTLRPHGVPTYYELFPKRLQDVGYTTYGVGKWHLGFCNSSYVPSGPTRGFDHYYGFYNAAVKYYEHTFRETGIHLFLADVPCNICYSFSEGTGPHQYLAYDLVDDGVPQNGPEISCVYNSELFQKKALSYIESHDPDTPMFLYFPFQLPHTPREVPKEWEDMYSCVPNDNRRISCAQVTFMDAIAGSIVEALKVKGMFNDSLFIFHADNGGDIRSQASNWPYRGNKGNYFEGGIKSVGFISGKGIEKTGYTHDGLFHVTDMYPTLINGLLGQDVPDDLDGINVWDAFSKGEPSPRTEMLITLDTDLAGVEGFYGSNVTAYRKGDWKLIIGHPSVTYSWASHGWYPPQYTDCDLQDIPSPDDADVNVRLYNLKDDPYEYTNVADQHPDVVADIREALETYEETAWTFWPEEDTAADPTNFGNFWSQGWC; encoded by the exons ATGACGGCAATTTTATCTGTTACGTCTGCAGAATCATCAGACTCGAGCTCATCATCAGAGGCCCAGCACAAAcctcatataatatatatgatgtCTGATGACCACG GATGGAACGACATAAGTTGGCATGATGACCGAGTGTTGACACCAAATTTCGAAGAACTGGCAAATAATGGAGTTAAATTTGGAAATCTGTACACAATGGCAGTCTGTAGCCC GACCCGATCAGCTCTTATGACAGGAAGGTATCCGTCAAACATTGGAGGACAG CATTTAATCTACTTCACGTTAAGACCTCATGGGGTGCCCACCTACTACGAATTATTTCCCAAGAGACTACAAGATGTTGGATATACTACCTATGGGGTTGGAAA ATGGCATTTAGGATTCTGCAATAGTTCGTATGTTCCGTCTGGTCCAACACGGGGTTTTGATCATTATTACGGTTTCTACAATGCTGCTGTTAAATATTACGAGCATACATTCAGAGAAACTG GAATTCATTTATTTCTAGCTGATGTTCCATGcaatatttgttattcattttctgAAGGTACTGGCCCACACCAATACTTGGCATATGATTTGGTAGATGATGGCGTGCCACAAAATGGACCAGAAATATCTTGCGTCTATAAttct GAATTATTCCAGAAGAAAGCTTTGTCATACATTGAAAGTCATGATCCTGATACACCAATGTTCCTGTATTTTCCCTTCCAGTTACCACATACACCTCGAGAG GTACCCAAAGAATGGGAAGATATGTATTCCTGTGTTCCAAATGACAATCGTCGTATTTCTTGTg CACAAGTAACTTTCATGGATGCCATTGCTGGCTCGATAGTCGAAGCATTGAAGGTCAAGGGAATGTTTAATGATTCACTTTTCATTTTCCATGCTGAT AATGGTGGTGACATAAGGAGTCAAGCATCGAACTGGCCATATAGAGGAAATAAGGGAAACTACTTTGAAGGTGGGATCAAGTCTGTTGGTTTTATTTCTGGTAAAGGAATCGAAAAAACTGGCTACACACATGACGG TTTATTTCATGTAACTGATATGTACCCGACTCTGATCAATGGTTTACTTGGACAGGATGTTCCAG ATGATCTTGATGGTATTAATGTATGGGATGCCTTCTCCAAGGGAGAGCCTTCGCCACGTACTGAAATGCTTATCACACTAGACACTGACCTGGCAGGTGTTGAAGGGTTTTATGGGAGTAATGTAACAGCTTATAG AAAAGGCGATTGGAAGCTCATTATCGGACATCCATCTGTCACCTACTCGTGGGCATCAC ATGGTTGGTATCCACCCCAGTACACTGACTGTGATCTTCAAGATATCCCTTCTCCAGACGATGCCGATGTCAATGTCAGATTGTACAACCTTAAAG ATGATCCGTATGAGTATACCAATGTTGCTGATCAACACCCGGATGTCGTTGCTGATATTCGTGAAGCACTGGAAACGTATGAAGAAACCGCATGGACGTTTTGGCCGGAGGAAGACACTGCGGCTGACCCCACGAACTTTGGAAATTTCTGGAGTCAAGGCTGGTGTTAA